In Podospora pseudoanserina strain CBS 124.78 chromosome 5, whole genome shotgun sequence, a single window of DNA contains:
- a CDS encoding hypothetical protein (EggNog:ENOG503NZ3W) translates to MTFAVRAIVELFHAVDREDKVNRQILAFSISHDHRSVRIYGRYPVIAGNDTIYYRHPIHTYDFTTLDGRDKWTAYQFTNNVYDTWMPAHFKNICSAIDQLPWNLDFDVPPLLRQPDFPRTWGA, encoded by the coding sequence ATGACCTTTGCAGTGCGGGCCATCGTCGAGCTCTTTCATGCTGTGGATCGCGAGGATAAGGTCAACCGCCAGATtctcgccttctccatctcgcACGACCACCGGTCAGTACGGATCTACGGCCGCTACCCGGTGATAGCTGGCAATGATACCATATATTACCGCCATCCAATCCATACTTACGATTTTACAACACTAGACGGAAGGGACAAATGGACAGCTTACCAATTCACCAATAATGTATACGATACATGGATGCCCGCTCACTTCAAGAACATCTGCTCCGCCATTGATCAGTTACCCTGGAATTTGGACTTTGATGTCCCACCGCTTCTGAGGCAACCTGACTTTCCCAGGACTTGGGGAGCCTGA
- a CDS encoding hypothetical protein (EggNog:ENOG503PESC): MPASSSSGIMPQQPRLPMESTTTLALDIAEGSLFKHGFLAFNDPLVGEGIAEMEKRGFPYFTAYGSDFCEDFALNKRIRSIFEASFEKCSLGHWLRYGEFPGNVKCFRRGGPKAGRYVLMVHLWTKGSQVAYYVGSHHHNITTSRDNRSLYEMQLSKLNLVGSKPKHKESLDSSS; encoded by the exons ATGCCCGCATCGTCATCTTCGGGCATAATGCCACAACAACCCAGACTTCCCATGgaatcaacaacaacgctcGCACTGGACATAGCAGAGGGATCTCTTTTCAAGCATGGCTTCTTAGCTTTTAATGACCCACTGGTTGGGGAAGGTATcgcggagatggagaagagaggCTTCCCATACTTCACGGCATACGGCTCGGATTTCTGCGAAGATTTCGCCTTGAATAAG CGCATCCGATCCATCTTCGAAGCCTCCTTCGAAAAATGTAGCCTTGGTCATTGGCTAAGATATGGGGAATTTCCTGGAAATGTTAAATGCTTTAGGAGGGGCGGTCCAAAGGCCGGTCGCTACGTTCTGATGGTTCATTTGTGGACCAAAGGATCGCAAGTAGCATATTATGTCGGTTCGCACCATCATAACATAACAACTTCGAGGGACAATCGGTCTTTATATGAGATGCAGCTTTCTAAGCTTAATCTTGTCGGCTCTAAGCCTAAGCACAAAGAGTCCCTAGATAGTAGTTCGTAA